In Pleurocapsa sp. PCC 7319, the following are encoded in one genomic region:
- the hemB gene encoding porphobilinogen synthase, with protein sequence MTSTNQNLTNRPRRLRRTPSLRRMVRENQLTVNDLIYPVFVMEGENQQEEIASMPEIYRYSLDLLLKEIADAANLGINAIALFPLISNDKKDNAGTESYNPDGLVQRTIKAIKQEVPEITVITDVALDPFSTYGHDGIVKDGKIINDETVEVLVKQAVSQAEAGADIVAPSDMMDGRVGVIRKGLDAAGYFDVGILAYSAKYASAYYGPFRDALESAPQFGDKKTYQMNPANSQEAIKEVALDIAEGADMVMVKPALAYLDIIRRIKEYTNLPVAAYNVSGEYAMVKAAAQQGWIDEKKVVLETLTSMKRAGADLILTYFAKQVALMLK encoded by the coding sequence ATGACTTCTACTAATCAAAATTTAACTAATCGCCCTCGTCGTCTCCGTCGCACTCCATCTTTACGTCGTATGGTGCGAGAAAATCAATTAACCGTTAACGATTTGATTTATCCCGTCTTTGTCATGGAGGGGGAAAACCAACAAGAAGAGATTGCTTCGATGCCAGAAATCTATCGTTATTCTCTCGATTTACTGCTGAAAGAAATAGCCGATGCTGCTAATTTAGGAATAAATGCGATCGCCCTATTTCCTCTGATTTCCAATGACAAGAAAGATAACGCAGGAACAGAAAGCTATAACCCCGATGGTTTAGTACAGCGCACGATAAAAGCGATTAAACAAGAAGTACCTGAAATAACCGTTATTACTGACGTGGCACTCGATCCTTTTTCTACCTACGGTCATGATGGCATAGTCAAAGATGGCAAAATCATTAACGACGAAACGGTAGAAGTGCTAGTAAAACAAGCAGTCTCTCAAGCTGAAGCAGGAGCAGATATAGTAGCCCCTTCCGATATGATGGATGGTAGAGTGGGAGTAATCCGTAAGGGTTTAGATGCTGCTGGTTATTTCGATGTCGGTATCCTAGCTTATTCGGCTAAATACGCTTCAGCTTATTATGGACCTTTCCGCGATGCTTTAGAATCCGCCCCCCAATTTGGCGATAAAAAAACCTATCAAATGAATCCTGCCAACAGCCAAGAAGCAATTAAAGAAGTGGCTTTGGATATTGCTGAAGGGGCGGACATGGTAATGGTCAAACCAGCTTTAGCTTATCTAGATATTATTCGTCGCATTAAGGAATATACCAACTTACCCGTTGCTGCTTATAACGTCAGTGGGGAATATGCGATGGTGAAAGCTGCTGCCCAACAAGGTTGGATCGATGAAAAGAAAGTAGTTTTAGAAACTCTAACCAGTATGAAACGGGCGGGGGCAGATTTGATTTTGACTTATTTTGCCAAGCAAGTAGCTTTGATGTTGAAATAG
- a CDS encoding orange carotenoid-binding protein — translation MPFTIDSARNIFPNTLSADAVPALTARFNQLSAEDQLAWIWFAYLEIGKTITVAAPGAANMQFAEPTLDQIKEMSFQEQSQVMCDLANHADTPICRTYATWTPNIKLGFWYRLGEWMEQGIVAPIPEGYKLSANANAVLQTLQGLDSGQQITVLRNTVVDMGFDPAKMVNFTRVSEPVAPPVEMSKRTKVSIAGVTNSTVLNYMNLLNANDFDELIKLFTEDGALQPPFKRPIVGKDAVLKFFKEECPNLKLAPEQGISEPTEDGYTQIKVTGKVQTPWFGAGVGMNMSWRFLLNSENKIFFVAIDLLASPKELLNLAR, via the coding sequence ATGCCATTTACTATTGACTCAGCACGTAACATATTTCCCAATACCTTATCTGCTGATGCGGTACCAGCTTTAACCGCTCGCTTCAATCAACTAAGTGCCGAAGATCAACTAGCTTGGATTTGGTTTGCTTACCTGGAAATAGGCAAAACCATCACTGTTGCTGCTCCTGGAGCTGCAAATATGCAATTTGCCGAGCCTACTCTCGACCAGATTAAAGAGATGAGTTTTCAAGAGCAGTCTCAGGTAATGTGCGATCTGGCTAACCATGCCGATACGCCAATTTGCCGTACCTACGCTACTTGGACTCCCAATATAAAACTGGGATTTTGGTATCGATTAGGGGAATGGATGGAACAAGGAATAGTTGCTCCTATTCCCGAAGGATATAAACTTTCTGCTAATGCTAATGCAGTTTTGCAAACACTTCAAGGATTGGATTCTGGTCAGCAAATTACCGTGTTGCGTAACACTGTAGTAGATATGGGATTCGATCCTGCTAAGATGGTCAACTTTACCAGGGTTAGCGAGCCTGTTGCTCCTCCTGTAGAAATGTCGAAGCGAACTAAAGTTTCTATTGCAGGAGTGACGAATTCTACTGTCTTGAACTACATGAACTTATTAAATGCTAATGATTTTGATGAGTTAATTAAGTTATTCACCGAAGACGGTGCGTTGCAACCTCCTTTCAAAAGACCAATTGTCGGAAAAGATGCGGTACTAAAATTCTTTAAAGAAGAATGTCCCAACCTTAAACTAGCTCCAGAGCAGGGTATTTCTGAACCCACCGAAGATGGTTATACCCAGATTAAAGTCACGGGTAAAGTACAAACTCCTTGGTTTGGTGCGGGAGTAGGCATGAATATGTCCTGGCGATTTTTGCTAAATAGCGAAAATAAAATTTTCTTTGTGGCGATCGATTTGTTGGCATCTCCCAAAGAATTACTTAATTTAGCTCGTTAA
- a CDS encoding chlorophyll a/b-binding protein produces the protein MDNQENKLGFTRFAEVWNGRLAMLGFVIAAATEYFTGQGILSQIGLM, from the coding sequence ATGGATAATCAAGAAAACAAATTAGGCTTTACTCGATTTGCAGAAGTATGGAACGGTCGTTTAGCAATGCTAGGTTTTGTAATTGCAGCGGCCACTGAATACTTCACAGGTCAAGGCATTCTTAGTCAGATCGGTTTAATGTAA
- a CDS encoding superoxide dismutase — translation MAYELPSLPYDYTALEPAISKSTLEFHHDKHHAAYVNKYNDGVQGTELDSKPIEEVIKAITGDDSKTGLFNNAAQAWNHSFYWQCMKPSGGGTPTGELAKKIDADFGSFDKFVEAFKNAGATQFGSGWAWLVLDGDTLKVTKTLNADNPIASGQVPLLTMDVWEHAYYLDYQNKRPAYIDDFLGKLVNWDFVAQNLAAA, via the coding sequence ATGGCTTACGAATTACCATCCCTACCTTACGATTACACCGCTTTAGAACCAGCAATTTCTAAAAGCACCCTAGAATTTCATCATGATAAACATCACGCTGCCTATGTCAATAAGTACAACGATGGAGTGCAAGGAACGGAATTAGATAGTAAACCGATTGAAGAAGTGATTAAAGCGATCACTGGAGATGATAGTAAAACAGGATTATTTAATAATGCTGCTCAGGCTTGGAATCACAGTTTTTATTGGCAGTGCATGAAACCTAGCGGTGGTGGCACTCCTACGGGAGAACTAGCTAAAAAAATCGATGCGGATTTTGGTAGCTTTGATAAATTTGTCGAAGCTTTTAAAAATGCAGGGGCAACTCAGTTTGGTAGTGGTTGGGCTTGGCTAGTACTTGATGGCGACACCCTCAAGGTGACAAAAACATTGAATGCGGATAATCCCATAGCTAGCGGACAAGTACCCCTGTTAACTATGGATGTTTGGGAACACGCTTACTATCTTGATTATCAAAACAAACGTCCTGCTTATATTGATGATTTCTTGGGTAAATTGGTTAACTGGGATTTTGTTGCTCAAAATCTAGCTGCTGCCTGA
- a CDS encoding class I SAM-dependent methyltransferase encodes MQIYTDANNANWNDRAKCHHDSSEVGNLLAKLRNGQSTLKEIEINLLGDIKGKKVLHLMCHNGLDSISLALKGANVTAVDFSKESLNYAHEYAAMLNITNIEFILGDINSHLDSLDNKFDIVFMTYGVLCWLNDLRQVFTNAAKYLKNKGQLLLIDHHPFLDLLSYEDNKLKLAGQYFHDPIPEECICTTSYIGCGRLANPTTYQWSHDIGEIVRSLITSGLKIEHFQEYPYIHYERYPFLTKQEERYLLPKNMNKIPMLFSILASLNV; translated from the coding sequence ATGCAAATATACACGGATGCAAATAATGCTAATTGGAACGATAGAGCAAAATGCCATCATGATTCTTCTGAGGTTGGAAATTTACTAGCAAAACTAAGAAATGGACAAAGTACTCTTAAAGAAATAGAGATAAATCTTTTAGGAGATATTAAAGGCAAAAAAGTTCTTCATCTAATGTGTCATAATGGCTTGGATTCAATTTCTCTAGCTTTAAAAGGGGCTAATGTCACAGCAGTAGATTTCAGCAAAGAATCTCTAAACTATGCTCATGAATATGCAGCAATGTTAAACATAACAAACATTGAATTTATTTTAGGCGATATCAATAGTCATTTAGATAGCCTAGACAATAAGTTTGATATTGTATTCATGACATATGGTGTTCTTTGTTGGCTGAATGACTTACGCCAAGTTTTTACTAATGCTGCTAAGTATCTTAAAAATAAAGGACAACTTTTATTGATAGATCATCATCCTTTTCTCGATTTGTTATCTTATGAAGACAACAAACTCAAGCTTGCTGGGCAATATTTTCACGATCCGATTCCTGAAGAATGTATTTGCACTACTAGCTATATAGGTTGTGGTCGATTAGCAAATCCGACAACTTATCAATGGTCACATGACATAGGAGAAATAGTCAGAAGTTTAATTACTTCGGGATTGAAAATAGAACATTTTCAAGAGTATCCTTATATCCATTATGAAAGATATCCTTTTTTGACAAAGCAAGAAGAGAGGTATTTGCTTCCAAAAAACATGAACAAAATTCCCATGCTCTTTAGTATCTTGGCATCTTTAAATGTTTAG